The following are encoded in a window of Gossypium raimondii isolate GPD5lz chromosome 13, ASM2569854v1, whole genome shotgun sequence genomic DNA:
- the LOC128036028 gene encoding dynamin-related protein 4C-like: MGSYDEADSGSIGVINDYEDSKPATPPMEEPKVVGAAAAQAPIISSYNDKIRPLLDVIDRLRLLMVMKEGIQLPTIVVVGDQSSGKSSVLESLAGVNLPRSQGICTRVPLIIRLQNHASPRPELYLEYNGKMVPVEEPQIATAINIATDEVAGPGKSISDIPLTLVVRKDGVPDLTMVDLPGITRVPVHGQPDNIYEQIRDIIMQYITPKESIILNVLSATVDFSTCESIRMSQQVDKNGERTLAVVTKVDRAPEGLVDKVTADDVNIGLGYVCVRNRIGDESYEEARKEEARLFETNAHLSCIDKSIVGVHVLAQKLVRIQANAIAKCLPEIVKNISAKLDANVSELEKMPKALTSIADATQAMMRIIQAAKESLKKLLWRGEFDEYPEDNTKHGTARFVEMLNRFSDELHNCEESNLSKDFLTEEIKGLEDARGIELPNFLPCEAFLRILRRKVERISYLPIKLSEKYWDYIDDVVMSVLTRHSEMYYHLKVSAKGAAHNLVQKLREQSINRVKEIVEMEKLTGYTCNPDYMMEWNKLMKQQDHFINQISGTNMRPLPCSVDLQGLGEIQIEHLRKHSDVSILQQAFDLKMRMVAYWKIFKVRLVDSMALHLRYHVHNLVHHDIDEIVKELMGPDGHGIKMMLVESPAIVAKREKLKNSIKVLKESKDSVAKIMDRIVAYDACLV; encoded by the coding sequence ATGGGTAGCTATGATGAAGCTGATTCGGGGAGCATTGGTGTCATCAATGATTATGAAGATTCTAAACCAGCAACTCCTCCTATGGAAGAACCTAAGGTGGTGGGAGCAGCAGCAGCTCAAGCCCCAATTATTTCATCATACAATGACAAAATCCGACCTTTGCTTGATGTCATCGACAGGCTCAGGCTGCTCATGGTGATGAAAGAAGGCATACAGCTCCCCACAATTGTTGTGGTTGGAGACCAGTCATCAGGCAAGTCTAGTGTTCTTGAATCCTTGGCTGGTGTTAACCTTCCTCGTAGCCAGGGCATTTGCACCAGGGTACCTCTCATAATCAGGTTGCAGAACCATGCAAGTCCAAGGCCAGAGCTCTACTTGGAGTACAATGGCAAAATGGTCCCAGTGGAGGAACCCCAGATTGCAACAGCCATAAACATTGCAACGGATGAGGTTGCAGGCCCGGGTAAGAGCATATCTGACATCCCTTTGACTTTGGTGGTGAGAAAAGATGGGGTTCCTGATCTTACCATGGTTGATCTTCCTGGAATTACCAGAGTTCCTGTCCATGGTCAGCCTGACAACATATATGAGCAGATCCGGGACATCATCATGCAGTACATAACACCAAAGGAAAGCATTATCCTTAATGTTCTGTCGGCTACGGTTGATTTTTCAACTTGTGAATCCATTAGGATGTCGCAACAAGTGGACAAGAATGGTGAGAGAACTCTTGCTGTGGTTACTAAAGTAGATAGGGCCCCCGAAGGGCTTGTTGACAAGGTTACTGCAGATGATGTGAATATAGGACTTGGTTATGTTTGTGTTCGGAATCGGATTGGTGATGAATCCTATGAAGAAGCAAGGAAGGAAGAGGCTAGATTGTTCGAAACTAATGCACATTTGTCATGTATTGATAAATCAATTGTGGGTGTTCATGTTTTGGCTCAAAAGCTTGTCCGAATTCAAGCTAATGCAATTGCAAAGTGCTTGCCAGAGATTGTTAAAAACATTAGTGCAAAGCTGGATGCAAATGTTTCAGAGCTAGAGAAAATGCCAAAGGCCTTAACTTCTATTGCTGATGCCACTCAAGCTATGATGAGGATCATTCAAGCAGCTAAAGAATCCCTGAAGAAACTTCTTTGGAGGGGGGAATTTGATGAATACCCCGAGGACAACACGAAGCACGGGACTGCTCGGTTTGTTGAAATGCTGAACCGGTTCTCCGATGAGCTTCACAACTGCGAGGAAAGTAATCTATCAAAAGACTTTTTAACAGAAGAGATCAAGGGTTTGGAAGATGCTAGGGGGATCGAACTACCGAACTTCCTTCCCTGTGAAGCATTCCTTCGTATCTTAAGGAGAAAAGTCGAGAGGATATCGTATCTCCCTATCAAACTCAGCGAAAAGTATTGGGATTACATAGACGATGTGGTGATGTCTGTTTTGACGCGCCACTCGGAAATGTATTATCACCTCAAGGTATCCGCGAAAGGAGCTGCTCACAACCTTGTTCAAAAGCTGAGGGAGCAATCAATCAATAGGGTGAAAGAGATTGTAGAAATGGAGAAGCTAACAGGCTATACATGTAACCCTGATTACATGATGGAGTGGAATAAGCTCATGAAGCAACAAGACCATTTCATAAACCAAATATCTGGAACAAACATGCGGCCGCTGCCTTGCAGTGTGGATCTCCAAGGTTTAGGGGAAATCCAAATCGAACATCTTAGAAAACACTCGGATGTTTCGATCCTGCAACAAGCTTTCGACCTGAAGATGAGAATGGTTGCTTATTGGAAGATATTTAAGGTGAGATTGGTTGATTCCATGGCATTGCATTTACGATACCATGTTCATAATCTTGTACACCATGACATTGATGAGATTGTGAAGGAGCTGATGGGACCAGATGGACATGGGATAAAGATGATGCTGGTGGAATCTCCTGCCATTGTTGCAAAGCGTGAGAAGCTTAAAAACAGCATCAAGGTGTTAAAGGAGTCCAAAGATAGTGTGGCCAAGATCATGGATAGGATTGTTGCTTATGATGCTtgcttggtttaa